A genomic stretch from Argiope bruennichi chromosome 2, qqArgBrue1.1, whole genome shotgun sequence includes:
- the LOC129955095 gene encoding ELAV-like protein 2 isoform X3, protein MSMPAGLMNGMEGGGGGQQNGGCEDSKTNLIVNYLPQTMTQEEIRSLFSSIGEVESCKLIRDKVTAGQSLGYGFVNYVRAEDAEKAINTLNGLRLQNKTIKVSYARPSSEAIKGANLYVSGLPKAFTQQDLEAQFSPFGRIITSRILCDNITGLSKGVGFVRFDQRMEAERAIKHLNNTVPEGATDPITVKFANNPSNNVKALAPLAAYLSPQRRFPGPIHHPANRFRYIPVTPAVSSRYSPLAGDLLANPLLAGTAINGSGWCIFVYNLAPDTEENLLWQLFGPFGAVQSVKVIRDLQTNKCKGFGFVTMTNYDEALVAIQSLNGYTLGNRVLQVSFKTNKCKS, encoded by the exons CCGGCCTCATGAACGGAATGGAGGGCGGCGGTGGCGGTCAGCAGAATGGTGGGTGCGAGGACTCCAAGACGAACTTGATCGTCAACTACCTGCCCCAGACCATGACCCAGGAGGAGATCAGGTCACTGTTCTCCTCCATTGGGGAGGTCGAATCCTGCAAACTCATTAGGGACAAAGTCACAG CAGGTCAGAGTCTGGGTTACGGATTCGTAAATTACGTTCGAGCTGAAGATGCAGAGAAAGCTATCAACACTCTCAACGGCCTGCGCCTGCAGAATAAAACAATTAAG GTGTCGTATGCCCGTCCGAGCAGCGAAGCCATCAAGGGTGCCAACCTGTATGTGAGCGGCCTTCCAAAGGCGTTCACTCAACAGGACTTGGAGGCTCAGTTCTCCCCGTTCGGGCGCATTATCACCTCTCGAATTCTGTGTGATAACATCACAG GCTTGTCTAAAGGCGTTGGATTTGTTCGTTTCGACCAGAGAATGGAAGCTGAACGTGCCATAAAGCATCTTAACAACACCGTACCCGAAGGTGCCACGGACCCTATCACTGTGAAGTTCGCCAACAACCCTAGCAACAACGTGAAGGCCCTGGCTCCTCTGGCTGCCTACCTGTCGCCCCAGCGCAGGTTCCCAGGGCCCATACACCACCCTGCTAACCGCTTCAGGTATATACCTGTGACTCCTGCTGTTTCGTCAAG GTATTCTCCACTTGCTGGAGATCTGTTGGCCAATCCTCTGCTTGCTGGTACTGCCATTAACGGTTCTGGCTGGTGCATCTTTGTCTACAACTTAGCTCCAGACACTGAAGAGAATCTTCTGTGGCAGTTATTTGGCCCTTTTGGAGCTGTGCAAAGCGTCAAGGTCATCAGAGATCTCCAGACCAACAAGTGCAAAGGATTCGGATTCGTTACCATGACTAACTACGACGAAGCACTGGTTGCCATCCAGAGTCTAAATGGGTATACTCTGGGCAATCGCGTGCTTCAGGTGTCCTTTAAGACAAACAAGTGCAAATCATAA
- the LOC129955095 gene encoding ELAV-like protein 4 isoform X8 yields the protein MSMPAGLMNGMEGGGGGQQNGGCEDSKTNLIVNYLPQTMTQEEIRSLFSSIGEVESCKLIRDKVTGQSLGYGFVNYVRAEDAEKAINTLNGLRLQNKTIKVSYARPSSEAIKGANLYVSGLPKAFTQQDLEAQFSPFGRIITSRILCDNITGNGGGLSKGVGFVRFDQRMEAERAIKHLNNTVPEGATDPITVKFANNPSNNVKALAPLAAYLSPQRRFPGPIHHPANRFRYSPLAGDLLANPLLAGTAINGSGWCIFVYNLAPDTEENLLWQLFGPFGAVQSVKVIRDLQTNKCKGFGFVTMTNYDEALVAIQSLNGYTLGNRVLQVSFKTNKCKS from the exons CCGGCCTCATGAACGGAATGGAGGGCGGCGGTGGCGGTCAGCAGAATGGTGGGTGCGAGGACTCCAAGACGAACTTGATCGTCAACTACCTGCCCCAGACCATGACCCAGGAGGAGATCAGGTCACTGTTCTCCTCCATTGGGGAGGTCGAATCCTGCAAACTCATTAGGGACAAAGTCACAG GTCAGAGTCTGGGTTACGGATTCGTAAATTACGTTCGAGCTGAAGATGCAGAGAAAGCTATCAACACTCTCAACGGCCTGCGCCTGCAGAATAAAACAATTAAG GTGTCGTATGCCCGTCCGAGCAGCGAAGCCATCAAGGGTGCCAACCTGTATGTGAGCGGCCTTCCAAAGGCGTTCACTCAACAGGACTTGGAGGCTCAGTTCTCCCCGTTCGGGCGCATTATCACCTCTCGAATTCTGTGTGATAACATCACAGGTAATGGAGGCG GCTTGTCTAAAGGCGTTGGATTTGTTCGTTTCGACCAGAGAATGGAAGCTGAACGTGCCATAAAGCATCTTAACAACACCGTACCCGAAGGTGCCACGGACCCTATCACTGTGAAGTTCGCCAACAACCCTAGCAACAACGTGAAGGCCCTGGCTCCTCTGGCTGCCTACCTGTCGCCCCAGCGCAGGTTCCCAGGGCCCATACACCACCCTGCTAACCGCTTCAG GTATTCTCCACTTGCTGGAGATCTGTTGGCCAATCCTCTGCTTGCTGGTACTGCCATTAACGGTTCTGGCTGGTGCATCTTTGTCTACAACTTAGCTCCAGACACTGAAGAGAATCTTCTGTGGCAGTTATTTGGCCCTTTTGGAGCTGTGCAAAGCGTCAAGGTCATCAGAGATCTCCAGACCAACAAGTGCAAAGGATTCGGATTCGTTACCATGACTAACTACGACGAAGCACTGGTTGCCATCCAGAGTCTAAATGGGTATACTCTGGGCAATCGCGTGCTTCAGGTGTCCTTTAAGACAAACAAGTGCAAATCATAA
- the LOC129955095 gene encoding ELAV-like protein 2 isoform X7: MSMPAGLMNGMEGGGGGQQNGGCEDSKTNLIVNYLPQTMTQEEIRSLFSSIGEVESCKLIRDKVTAGQSLGYGFVNYVRAEDAEKAINTLNGLRLQNKTIKVSYARPSSEAIKGANLYVSGLPKAFTQQDLEAQFSPFGRIITSRILCDNITGLSKGVGFVRFDQRMEAERAIKHLNNTVPEGATDPITVKFANNPSNNVKALAPLAAYLSPQRRFPGPIHHPANRFRYSPLAGDLLANPLLAGTAINGSGWCIFVYNLAPDTEENLLWQLFGPFGAVQSVKVIRDLQTNKCKGFGFVTMTNYDEALVAIQSLNGYTLGNRVLQVSFKTNKCKS; the protein is encoded by the exons CCGGCCTCATGAACGGAATGGAGGGCGGCGGTGGCGGTCAGCAGAATGGTGGGTGCGAGGACTCCAAGACGAACTTGATCGTCAACTACCTGCCCCAGACCATGACCCAGGAGGAGATCAGGTCACTGTTCTCCTCCATTGGGGAGGTCGAATCCTGCAAACTCATTAGGGACAAAGTCACAG CAGGTCAGAGTCTGGGTTACGGATTCGTAAATTACGTTCGAGCTGAAGATGCAGAGAAAGCTATCAACACTCTCAACGGCCTGCGCCTGCAGAATAAAACAATTAAG GTGTCGTATGCCCGTCCGAGCAGCGAAGCCATCAAGGGTGCCAACCTGTATGTGAGCGGCCTTCCAAAGGCGTTCACTCAACAGGACTTGGAGGCTCAGTTCTCCCCGTTCGGGCGCATTATCACCTCTCGAATTCTGTGTGATAACATCACAG GCTTGTCTAAAGGCGTTGGATTTGTTCGTTTCGACCAGAGAATGGAAGCTGAACGTGCCATAAAGCATCTTAACAACACCGTACCCGAAGGTGCCACGGACCCTATCACTGTGAAGTTCGCCAACAACCCTAGCAACAACGTGAAGGCCCTGGCTCCTCTGGCTGCCTACCTGTCGCCCCAGCGCAGGTTCCCAGGGCCCATACACCACCCTGCTAACCGCTTCAG GTATTCTCCACTTGCTGGAGATCTGTTGGCCAATCCTCTGCTTGCTGGTACTGCCATTAACGGTTCTGGCTGGTGCATCTTTGTCTACAACTTAGCTCCAGACACTGAAGAGAATCTTCTGTGGCAGTTATTTGGCCCTTTTGGAGCTGTGCAAAGCGTCAAGGTCATCAGAGATCTCCAGACCAACAAGTGCAAAGGATTCGGATTCGTTACCATGACTAACTACGACGAAGCACTGGTTGCCATCCAGAGTCTAAATGGGTATACTCTGGGCAATCGCGTGCTTCAGGTGTCCTTTAAGACAAACAAGTGCAAATCATAA
- the LOC129955095 gene encoding ELAV-like protein 2 isoform X4 — MSMPAGLMNGMEGGGGGQQNGGCEDSKTNLIVNYLPQTMTQEEIRSLFSSIGEVESCKLIRDKVTGQSLGYGFVNYVRAEDAEKAINTLNGLRLQNKTIKVSYARPSSEAIKGANLYVSGLPKAFTQQDLEAQFSPFGRIITSRILCDNITGLSKGVGFVRFDQRMEAERAIKHLNNTVPEGATDPITVKFANNPSNNVKALAPLAAYLSPQRRFPGPIHHPANRFRYIPVTPAVSSRYSPLAGDLLANPLLAGTAINGSGWCIFVYNLAPDTEENLLWQLFGPFGAVQSVKVIRDLQTNKCKGFGFVTMTNYDEALVAIQSLNGYTLGNRVLQVSFKTNKCKS, encoded by the exons CCGGCCTCATGAACGGAATGGAGGGCGGCGGTGGCGGTCAGCAGAATGGTGGGTGCGAGGACTCCAAGACGAACTTGATCGTCAACTACCTGCCCCAGACCATGACCCAGGAGGAGATCAGGTCACTGTTCTCCTCCATTGGGGAGGTCGAATCCTGCAAACTCATTAGGGACAAAGTCACAG GTCAGAGTCTGGGTTACGGATTCGTAAATTACGTTCGAGCTGAAGATGCAGAGAAAGCTATCAACACTCTCAACGGCCTGCGCCTGCAGAATAAAACAATTAAG GTGTCGTATGCCCGTCCGAGCAGCGAAGCCATCAAGGGTGCCAACCTGTATGTGAGCGGCCTTCCAAAGGCGTTCACTCAACAGGACTTGGAGGCTCAGTTCTCCCCGTTCGGGCGCATTATCACCTCTCGAATTCTGTGTGATAACATCACAG GCTTGTCTAAAGGCGTTGGATTTGTTCGTTTCGACCAGAGAATGGAAGCTGAACGTGCCATAAAGCATCTTAACAACACCGTACCCGAAGGTGCCACGGACCCTATCACTGTGAAGTTCGCCAACAACCCTAGCAACAACGTGAAGGCCCTGGCTCCTCTGGCTGCCTACCTGTCGCCCCAGCGCAGGTTCCCAGGGCCCATACACCACCCTGCTAACCGCTTCAGGTATATACCTGTGACTCCTGCTGTTTCGTCAAG GTATTCTCCACTTGCTGGAGATCTGTTGGCCAATCCTCTGCTTGCTGGTACTGCCATTAACGGTTCTGGCTGGTGCATCTTTGTCTACAACTTAGCTCCAGACACTGAAGAGAATCTTCTGTGGCAGTTATTTGGCCCTTTTGGAGCTGTGCAAAGCGTCAAGGTCATCAGAGATCTCCAGACCAACAAGTGCAAAGGATTCGGATTCGTTACCATGACTAACTACGACGAAGCACTGGTTGCCATCCAGAGTCTAAATGGGTATACTCTGGGCAATCGCGTGCTTCAGGTGTCCTTTAAGACAAACAAGTGCAAATCATAA
- the LOC129955095 gene encoding ELAV-like protein 2 isoform X2 — MSMPAGLMNGMEGGGGGQQNGGCEDSKTNLIVNYLPQTMTQEEIRSLFSSIGEVESCKLIRDKVTGQSLGYGFVNYVRAEDAEKAINTLNGLRLQNKTIKVSYARPSSEAIKGANLYVSGLPKAFTQQDLEAQFSPFGRIITSRILCDNITGNGGGLSKGVGFVRFDQRMEAERAIKHLNNTVPEGATDPITVKFANNPSNNVKALAPLAAYLSPQRRFPGPIHHPANRFRYIPVTPAVSSRYSPLAGDLLANPLLAGTAINGSGWCIFVYNLAPDTEENLLWQLFGPFGAVQSVKVIRDLQTNKCKGFGFVTMTNYDEALVAIQSLNGYTLGNRVLQVSFKTNKCKS; from the exons CCGGCCTCATGAACGGAATGGAGGGCGGCGGTGGCGGTCAGCAGAATGGTGGGTGCGAGGACTCCAAGACGAACTTGATCGTCAACTACCTGCCCCAGACCATGACCCAGGAGGAGATCAGGTCACTGTTCTCCTCCATTGGGGAGGTCGAATCCTGCAAACTCATTAGGGACAAAGTCACAG GTCAGAGTCTGGGTTACGGATTCGTAAATTACGTTCGAGCTGAAGATGCAGAGAAAGCTATCAACACTCTCAACGGCCTGCGCCTGCAGAATAAAACAATTAAG GTGTCGTATGCCCGTCCGAGCAGCGAAGCCATCAAGGGTGCCAACCTGTATGTGAGCGGCCTTCCAAAGGCGTTCACTCAACAGGACTTGGAGGCTCAGTTCTCCCCGTTCGGGCGCATTATCACCTCTCGAATTCTGTGTGATAACATCACAGGTAATGGAGGCG GCTTGTCTAAAGGCGTTGGATTTGTTCGTTTCGACCAGAGAATGGAAGCTGAACGTGCCATAAAGCATCTTAACAACACCGTACCCGAAGGTGCCACGGACCCTATCACTGTGAAGTTCGCCAACAACCCTAGCAACAACGTGAAGGCCCTGGCTCCTCTGGCTGCCTACCTGTCGCCCCAGCGCAGGTTCCCAGGGCCCATACACCACCCTGCTAACCGCTTCAGGTATATACCTGTGACTCCTGCTGTTTCGTCAAG GTATTCTCCACTTGCTGGAGATCTGTTGGCCAATCCTCTGCTTGCTGGTACTGCCATTAACGGTTCTGGCTGGTGCATCTTTGTCTACAACTTAGCTCCAGACACTGAAGAGAATCTTCTGTGGCAGTTATTTGGCCCTTTTGGAGCTGTGCAAAGCGTCAAGGTCATCAGAGATCTCCAGACCAACAAGTGCAAAGGATTCGGATTCGTTACCATGACTAACTACGACGAAGCACTGGTTGCCATCCAGAGTCTAAATGGGTATACTCTGGGCAATCGCGTGCTTCAGGTGTCCTTTAAGACAAACAAGTGCAAATCATAA
- the LOC129955095 gene encoding ELAV-like protein 4 isoform X6 gives MSMPAGLMNGMEGGGGGQQNGGCEDSKTNLIVNYLPQTMTQEEIRSLFSSIGEVESCKLIRDKVTAGQSLGYGFVNYVRAEDAEKAINTLNGLRLQNKTIKVSYARPSSEAIKGANLYVSGLPKAFTQQDLEAQFSPFGRIITSRILCDNITGNGGGLSKGVGFVRFDQRMEAERAIKHLNNTVPEGATDPITVKFANNPSNNVKALAPLAAYLSPQRRFPGPIHHPANRFRYSPLAGDLLANPLLAGTAINGSGWCIFVYNLAPDTEENLLWQLFGPFGAVQSVKVIRDLQTNKCKGFGFVTMTNYDEALVAIQSLNGYTLGNRVLQVSFKTNKCKS, from the exons CCGGCCTCATGAACGGAATGGAGGGCGGCGGTGGCGGTCAGCAGAATGGTGGGTGCGAGGACTCCAAGACGAACTTGATCGTCAACTACCTGCCCCAGACCATGACCCAGGAGGAGATCAGGTCACTGTTCTCCTCCATTGGGGAGGTCGAATCCTGCAAACTCATTAGGGACAAAGTCACAG CAGGTCAGAGTCTGGGTTACGGATTCGTAAATTACGTTCGAGCTGAAGATGCAGAGAAAGCTATCAACACTCTCAACGGCCTGCGCCTGCAGAATAAAACAATTAAG GTGTCGTATGCCCGTCCGAGCAGCGAAGCCATCAAGGGTGCCAACCTGTATGTGAGCGGCCTTCCAAAGGCGTTCACTCAACAGGACTTGGAGGCTCAGTTCTCCCCGTTCGGGCGCATTATCACCTCTCGAATTCTGTGTGATAACATCACAGGTAATGGAGGCG GCTTGTCTAAAGGCGTTGGATTTGTTCGTTTCGACCAGAGAATGGAAGCTGAACGTGCCATAAAGCATCTTAACAACACCGTACCCGAAGGTGCCACGGACCCTATCACTGTGAAGTTCGCCAACAACCCTAGCAACAACGTGAAGGCCCTGGCTCCTCTGGCTGCCTACCTGTCGCCCCAGCGCAGGTTCCCAGGGCCCATACACCACCCTGCTAACCGCTTCAG GTATTCTCCACTTGCTGGAGATCTGTTGGCCAATCCTCTGCTTGCTGGTACTGCCATTAACGGTTCTGGCTGGTGCATCTTTGTCTACAACTTAGCTCCAGACACTGAAGAGAATCTTCTGTGGCAGTTATTTGGCCCTTTTGGAGCTGTGCAAAGCGTCAAGGTCATCAGAGATCTCCAGACCAACAAGTGCAAAGGATTCGGATTCGTTACCATGACTAACTACGACGAAGCACTGGTTGCCATCCAGAGTCTAAATGGGTATACTCTGGGCAATCGCGTGCTTCAGGTGTCCTTTAAGACAAACAAGTGCAAATCATAA
- the LOC129955095 gene encoding ELAV-like protein 2 isoform X1, whose product MSMPAGLMNGMEGGGGGQQNGGCEDSKTNLIVNYLPQTMTQEEIRSLFSSIGEVESCKLIRDKVTAGQSLGYGFVNYVRAEDAEKAINTLNGLRLQNKTIKVSYARPSSEAIKGANLYVSGLPKAFTQQDLEAQFSPFGRIITSRILCDNITGNGGGLSKGVGFVRFDQRMEAERAIKHLNNTVPEGATDPITVKFANNPSNNVKALAPLAAYLSPQRRFPGPIHHPANRFRYIPVTPAVSSRYSPLAGDLLANPLLAGTAINGSGWCIFVYNLAPDTEENLLWQLFGPFGAVQSVKVIRDLQTNKCKGFGFVTMTNYDEALVAIQSLNGYTLGNRVLQVSFKTNKCKS is encoded by the exons CCGGCCTCATGAACGGAATGGAGGGCGGCGGTGGCGGTCAGCAGAATGGTGGGTGCGAGGACTCCAAGACGAACTTGATCGTCAACTACCTGCCCCAGACCATGACCCAGGAGGAGATCAGGTCACTGTTCTCCTCCATTGGGGAGGTCGAATCCTGCAAACTCATTAGGGACAAAGTCACAG CAGGTCAGAGTCTGGGTTACGGATTCGTAAATTACGTTCGAGCTGAAGATGCAGAGAAAGCTATCAACACTCTCAACGGCCTGCGCCTGCAGAATAAAACAATTAAG GTGTCGTATGCCCGTCCGAGCAGCGAAGCCATCAAGGGTGCCAACCTGTATGTGAGCGGCCTTCCAAAGGCGTTCACTCAACAGGACTTGGAGGCTCAGTTCTCCCCGTTCGGGCGCATTATCACCTCTCGAATTCTGTGTGATAACATCACAGGTAATGGAGGCG GCTTGTCTAAAGGCGTTGGATTTGTTCGTTTCGACCAGAGAATGGAAGCTGAACGTGCCATAAAGCATCTTAACAACACCGTACCCGAAGGTGCCACGGACCCTATCACTGTGAAGTTCGCCAACAACCCTAGCAACAACGTGAAGGCCCTGGCTCCTCTGGCTGCCTACCTGTCGCCCCAGCGCAGGTTCCCAGGGCCCATACACCACCCTGCTAACCGCTTCAGGTATATACCTGTGACTCCTGCTGTTTCGTCAAG GTATTCTCCACTTGCTGGAGATCTGTTGGCCAATCCTCTGCTTGCTGGTACTGCCATTAACGGTTCTGGCTGGTGCATCTTTGTCTACAACTTAGCTCCAGACACTGAAGAGAATCTTCTGTGGCAGTTATTTGGCCCTTTTGGAGCTGTGCAAAGCGTCAAGGTCATCAGAGATCTCCAGACCAACAAGTGCAAAGGATTCGGATTCGTTACCATGACTAACTACGACGAAGCACTGGTTGCCATCCAGAGTCTAAATGGGTATACTCTGGGCAATCGCGTGCTTCAGGTGTCCTTTAAGACAAACAAGTGCAAATCATAA
- the LOC129955095 gene encoding ELAV-like protein 2 isoform X5, whose product MNGMEGGGGGQQNGGCEDSKTNLIVNYLPQTMTQEEIRSLFSSIGEVESCKLIRDKVTAGQSLGYGFVNYVRAEDAEKAINTLNGLRLQNKTIKVSYARPSSEAIKGANLYVSGLPKAFTQQDLEAQFSPFGRIITSRILCDNITGNGGGLSKGVGFVRFDQRMEAERAIKHLNNTVPEGATDPITVKFANNPSNNVKALAPLAAYLSPQRRFPGPIHHPANRFRYIPVTPAVSSRYSPLAGDLLANPLLAGTAINGSGWCIFVYNLAPDTEENLLWQLFGPFGAVQSVKVIRDLQTNKCKGFGFVTMTNYDEALVAIQSLNGYTLGNRVLQVSFKTNKCKS is encoded by the exons ATGAACGGAATGGAGGGCGGCGGTGGCGGTCAGCAGAATGGTGGGTGCGAGGACTCCAAGACGAACTTGATCGTCAACTACCTGCCCCAGACCATGACCCAGGAGGAGATCAGGTCACTGTTCTCCTCCATTGGGGAGGTCGAATCCTGCAAACTCATTAGGGACAAAGTCACAG CAGGTCAGAGTCTGGGTTACGGATTCGTAAATTACGTTCGAGCTGAAGATGCAGAGAAAGCTATCAACACTCTCAACGGCCTGCGCCTGCAGAATAAAACAATTAAG GTGTCGTATGCCCGTCCGAGCAGCGAAGCCATCAAGGGTGCCAACCTGTATGTGAGCGGCCTTCCAAAGGCGTTCACTCAACAGGACTTGGAGGCTCAGTTCTCCCCGTTCGGGCGCATTATCACCTCTCGAATTCTGTGTGATAACATCACAGGTAATGGAGGCG GCTTGTCTAAAGGCGTTGGATTTGTTCGTTTCGACCAGAGAATGGAAGCTGAACGTGCCATAAAGCATCTTAACAACACCGTACCCGAAGGTGCCACGGACCCTATCACTGTGAAGTTCGCCAACAACCCTAGCAACAACGTGAAGGCCCTGGCTCCTCTGGCTGCCTACCTGTCGCCCCAGCGCAGGTTCCCAGGGCCCATACACCACCCTGCTAACCGCTTCAGGTATATACCTGTGACTCCTGCTGTTTCGTCAAG GTATTCTCCACTTGCTGGAGATCTGTTGGCCAATCCTCTGCTTGCTGGTACTGCCATTAACGGTTCTGGCTGGTGCATCTTTGTCTACAACTTAGCTCCAGACACTGAAGAGAATCTTCTGTGGCAGTTATTTGGCCCTTTTGGAGCTGTGCAAAGCGTCAAGGTCATCAGAGATCTCCAGACCAACAAGTGCAAAGGATTCGGATTCGTTACCATGACTAACTACGACGAAGCACTGGTTGCCATCCAGAGTCTAAATGGGTATACTCTGGGCAATCGCGTGCTTCAGGTGTCCTTTAAGACAAACAAGTGCAAATCATAA